In Agromyces archimandritae, one genomic interval encodes:
- a CDS encoding ABC transporter permease, with protein MRALASEYLKVVTTRAWWIMLVLLVAYVGLLAGGFGAFLGWAAENPGAAAGASTQMPSGLDPAPLVYAFASSIGFVFPFLLGALAVTGEFRHATLTPTFLATPNRATVLWAKFGVLIAFGAVFGVAAFAATMGAGGGALAAFGIDPGFGDSETWAMAARGVLAMALWAAIGVGLGVLVPNQVAAIVIVIAFTQFLEPILRLVFSLNDVTAVIGRFLPGAASDALVGPSFYSIAGMGQSEPLEWWIGGLVLAAIAIVLTAIGSFTSWRRDIT; from the coding sequence ATGCGCGCCCTCGCCTCCGAATACCTGAAGGTCGTCACGACCCGCGCGTGGTGGATCATGCTCGTCCTGCTCGTCGCCTATGTCGGGCTGCTGGCCGGCGGATTCGGCGCCTTCCTCGGCTGGGCCGCCGAGAACCCCGGAGCGGCGGCGGGCGCGAGCACGCAGATGCCGTCTGGGCTCGATCCGGCGCCGCTCGTGTACGCCTTCGCGAGCTCGATCGGCTTCGTCTTCCCGTTCCTGCTCGGGGCGCTCGCGGTCACCGGCGAGTTCCGGCACGCCACCCTCACGCCGACGTTCCTCGCGACGCCCAACCGCGCGACGGTGCTGTGGGCGAAGTTCGGGGTGCTCATCGCCTTCGGTGCGGTCTTCGGCGTCGCGGCGTTCGCGGCGACGATGGGCGCAGGCGGCGGCGCCCTCGCGGCCTTCGGCATCGACCCCGGCTTCGGCGACTCCGAGACGTGGGCGATGGCGGCGCGCGGCGTGCTCGCGATGGCGTTGTGGGCGGCGATCGGCGTCGGCCTCGGCGTGCTCGTGCCGAACCAGGTCGCGGCGATCGTGATCGTGATCGCGTTCACCCAGTTCCTCGAACCGATCCTCAGACTCGTGTTCTCGCTGAACGACGTGACGGCCGTCATCGGACGCTTCCTGCCGGGCGCCGCGAGCGACGCCCTCGTCGGGCCGAGCTTCTACTCGATCGCCGGCATGGGCCAGTCCGAACCCCTCGAGTGGTGGATCGGCGGCCTCGTCCTCGCGGCGATCGCGATCGTCCTCACCGCCATCGGCTCCTTCACGAGCTGGCGCCGCGACATCACCTGA
- a CDS encoding ABC transporter ATP-binding protein yields MRTTRGALAMPTGVPIEIKRLSKQFGPVTAVERLTFTVQPGRVTGFLGPNGAGKTTTLRMLLGLVRPTSGSATFAGVPYASLADPLRSVGASLETAFHPGRTARNHLAVTAAAAGIPKTRVDEVLEATGIHAFADRRVGGFSLGMRQRLGLSYTMLGDPGVLVLDEPINGLDPEGIKWIRGFLRQLAAEGRTVLVSSHLLSEVQQSVDDVVIISKGRLVRTGTLASLELDVAPQTIVDSPDRAALSAAMDAAGLSHTAGRNGLIVDEPDPAAVGHAAFVAGVELAALYRLRSGLEESFLALVGEHPEVPAGMPSVQAADADRPEAGAAAEGGDADEPGAPAGEPAPGADEPDGPGAAADSDDTPEGGER; encoded by the coding sequence GTGAGGACGACGAGAGGGGCGCTCGCGATGCCGACCGGTGTGCCGATCGAGATCAAGCGGCTATCGAAGCAATTCGGGCCCGTGACCGCGGTGGAGCGGCTGACGTTCACCGTGCAACCGGGCCGGGTCACCGGCTTCCTCGGCCCGAACGGCGCCGGTAAGACGACGACATTGCGCATGCTGCTCGGGCTCGTCCGCCCCACGAGCGGCTCGGCGACGTTCGCGGGCGTGCCGTACGCATCGCTCGCCGACCCGCTGCGGTCGGTCGGCGCCTCCCTCGAGACGGCGTTCCACCCCGGGCGGACGGCGCGCAACCACCTGGCGGTCACCGCGGCCGCGGCCGGAATCCCGAAGACGCGCGTCGACGAAGTGCTCGAGGCCACGGGCATCCACGCCTTCGCGGATCGCCGCGTCGGCGGCTTCTCGCTCGGCATGCGCCAGCGCCTCGGCCTCTCGTACACGATGCTCGGCGACCCCGGCGTGCTCGTGCTCGACGAGCCGATCAACGGCCTCGACCCCGAAGGCATCAAGTGGATCCGCGGCTTCCTCAGGCAGCTGGCCGCCGAGGGCCGCACGGTGCTCGTGAGCTCGCACCTGCTGAGCGAGGTGCAGCAGTCGGTCGACGACGTCGTCATCATCTCGAAGGGCCGCCTCGTGCGCACAGGCACCCTCGCGAGCCTCGAACTCGACGTCGCCCCGCAGACGATCGTCGACTCGCCCGACCGGGCCGCCCTGTCGGCCGCGATGGATGCCGCGGGGCTCTCGCACACGGCCGGCCGCAACGGCCTCATCGTCGACGAACCCGACCCGGCGGCCGTCGGTCATGCCGCGTTCGTCGCCGGCGTCGAACTGGCCGCGCTCTACCGGCTGCGCTCGGGCCTCGAGGAATCGTTCCTCGCCCTCGTCGGCGAGCATCCGGAGGTCCCGGCGGGCATGCCCTCGGTGCAGGCGGCGGATGCGGACCGGCCGGAGGCCGGAGCGGCAGCCGAGGGCGGCGACGCCGACGAACCGGGAGCTCCCGCGGGCGAACCCGCCCCGGGCGCCGACGAACCGGACGGCCCCGGCGCCGCGGCCGACTCGGACGACACCCCGGAAGGAGGCGAACGCTGA
- a CDS encoding DUF1905 domain-containing protein — MRIRFTAEVYEWAARPNWFFVDVPSEPSADIADRPRMPRGFGAVRVTATIGATTWSTSIFPGGETYALPLKRAVLRAEGLEAGSTARVELEVHDG, encoded by the coding sequence ATGCGTATCCGCTTCACCGCCGAGGTCTACGAGTGGGCGGCGCGACCCAACTGGTTCTTCGTGGACGTGCCCTCCGAGCCGAGCGCCGACATCGCCGACCGCCCCCGCATGCCGCGCGGCTTCGGCGCCGTGCGCGTGACGGCGACCATCGGGGCGACGACGTGGTCGACGTCGATCTTCCCCGGCGGCGAGACCTACGCCCTGCCGCTGAAGCGCGCCGTGCTGCGGGCCGAGGGGCTCGAAGCGGGATCGACGGCGCGCGTCGAGCTCGAGGTGCACGACGGGTGA
- a CDS encoding siderophore-interacting protein, which produces MTFTLERRPRELVFRRGRLAARTELAPGYVRVRIEGEEFTGFDSPGADDHIRVFFGPDGGLPSGAELPSSDEFREHGSREYTPVAWGDAALELEFLLHGDGPGASWAASAPVGAPVAVGGPRGSMHVVGTPDAWFLAGDETAMPAIRRYVELAGADAAGTVILESADAAGELPLEVPAGISLVRAHRDAGGLAPLIEALTPADRPAGEVFGFIAAEQAIVKPGRALLHERWALEPAQTIVKGYWKRGDAGYHAPH; this is translated from the coding sequence ATGACCTTCACCCTCGAACGCCGCCCGCGCGAGCTCGTGTTCCGCCGCGGCCGCCTCGCCGCCCGCACCGAACTCGCGCCCGGTTACGTGCGTGTCCGCATCGAGGGCGAGGAGTTCACCGGCTTCGACTCCCCCGGCGCCGACGACCACATCCGCGTCTTCTTCGGCCCCGACGGCGGGCTGCCGTCCGGCGCCGAGCTGCCGAGCTCCGACGAGTTCCGCGAGCACGGCAGCCGTGAGTACACCCCGGTCGCCTGGGGCGATGCGGCGCTCGAGCTCGAGTTCCTGCTGCACGGCGACGGGCCGGGGGCATCGTGGGCGGCATCCGCACCCGTCGGCGCACCGGTGGCCGTCGGCGGGCCGCGCGGCTCCATGCACGTCGTCGGCACGCCCGACGCCTGGTTCCTCGCGGGCGACGAGACGGCGATGCCGGCGATCCGGCGCTACGTCGAGCTCGCGGGTGCGGATGCCGCGGGCACCGTCATCCTCGAGTCGGCCGATGCGGCCGGCGAACTGCCGCTCGAGGTGCCCGCGGGCATCAGCCTCGTGCGCGCGCACCGCGATGCGGGCGGGCTCGCACCCCTCATCGAGGCCCTGACCCCGGCCGACCGCCCCGCCGGCGAGGTCTTCGGATTCATCGCGGCCGAGCAGGCCATCGTGAAGCCGGGCCGCGCCCTGCTGCACGAGCGCTGGGCGCTCGAGCCCGCGCAGACGATCGTCAAGGGGTACTGGAAGCGCGGCGACGCCGGCTACCACGCCCCGCATTGA
- a CDS encoding LssY C-terminal domain-containing protein, with product MGETGPRPARGRTRRAPGVRRWPVRTALDGFFFGYAGLAAIWLAVLLLGETFHWGWVGILLFVAFWIVLAYLVLPRLHRILTTIYVPDYFMGRARTSDGLLGDPVNLALQGGEAELHRAMREAGWTRADDVTPASTWRIVVSTLSRRSYDEAPVSPLFLFGRRQDFAYQQEVAGNPARRHHVRFWRTPDGWLLPGGHRVGWLAAGTFDRRVGLSLFTLQITHKIDADIDIERDHIVETLRGVPGVEVGVLRDFSTGYHSRNGGGDSIRTDGDLPVIDLRGLGEPDGGRFSRWRSRIPYLQRETRLPSSGSRRGTGSGAGGRRQAKAAADARKRTAFEPPTALVDEQAPPPPPSRPGPLAAGVWLIVLRVLAGIVWLVALGVEWDRVVRDEAGAIIDALGPGEAAVASGLARAVVLGAGAGVLVVQAVLAFLVWRGIDWARIVVMVVAALSITAFAVDYFFGGQDITLRTTLLTLALDILVLLALSSRASRAWSRPAPAT from the coding sequence ATGGGGGAGACCGGGCCGCGGCCCGCGCGCGGCCGCACACGGCGGGCGCCCGGCGTGCGGCGCTGGCCCGTGCGCACGGCGCTCGACGGCTTCTTCTTCGGCTATGCGGGGCTCGCGGCGATCTGGCTCGCGGTGCTGCTGCTCGGCGAGACGTTCCACTGGGGCTGGGTCGGCATCCTCCTCTTCGTCGCGTTCTGGATCGTGCTCGCCTATCTCGTGCTGCCGCGGCTGCACCGCATCCTCACGACGATCTACGTGCCCGACTACTTCATGGGCCGCGCCCGCACGAGCGACGGGTTGCTCGGCGACCCGGTGAACCTCGCCCTGCAGGGCGGCGAGGCCGAACTGCATCGGGCGATGCGCGAGGCGGGGTGGACCCGCGCCGACGACGTCACCCCGGCATCCACCTGGCGCATCGTGGTCTCGACCCTGAGCCGCCGCAGCTACGACGAAGCGCCGGTCAGCCCCCTGTTCCTCTTCGGCCGCCGGCAGGATTTCGCCTACCAGCAGGAGGTCGCCGGCAACCCCGCCAGGCGCCACCACGTGCGGTTCTGGCGCACGCCCGACGGCTGGCTGCTGCCCGGCGGGCACCGCGTCGGCTGGCTCGCCGCCGGCACCTTCGACCGGCGGGTCGGGCTGTCGCTGTTCACCCTGCAGATCACGCACAAGATCGACGCCGACATCGACATCGAACGCGACCACATCGTCGAGACCCTGCGCGGGGTACCCGGGGTCGAGGTCGGGGTGCTGCGCGATTTCTCGACCGGATACCACTCCCGCAACGGCGGCGGCGACTCGATCCGCACGGACGGAGACCTGCCCGTGATCGACCTGCGCGGTCTCGGCGAGCCCGATGGAGGTCGCTTCTCCCGTTGGAGGTCGCGGATTCCATACCTCCAACGGGAGACGCGACTTCCATCGAGCGGGAGCAGGCGCGGGACCGGGAGCGGGGCAGGAGGGCGGCGACAGGCCAAAGCGGCGGCGGATGCCCGCAAGCGCACCGCCTTCGAACCGCCCACCGCACTCGTCGACGAGCAGGCGCCGCCCCCGCCGCCCAGCCGCCCCGGGCCGCTGGCCGCCGGCGTCTGGCTCATCGTGCTGCGCGTGCTCGCCGGCATCGTCTGGCTCGTCGCGCTCGGCGTCGAATGGGATCGCGTCGTGCGCGACGAGGCCGGTGCGATCATCGACGCCCTCGGCCCCGGCGAGGCGGCCGTCGCGAGCGGGCTCGCCCGGGCGGTCGTGCTCGGCGCCGGCGCCGGGGTGCTGGTCGTGCAGGCCGTGCTCGCGTTCCTCGTCTGGCGCGGGATCGACTGGGCGCGCATCGTCGTCATGGTCGTCGCCGCGCTCAGCATCACCGCGTTCGCCGTCGACTATTTCTTCGGCGGGCAGGACATCACGCTGCGCACGACCCTGCTCACCCTCGCCCTCGACATCCTCGTGCTGCTCGCCCTGTCGAGCCGGGCGTCCCGGGCCTGGTCGCGGCCGGCCCCGGCGACGTAG
- a CDS encoding YbhB/YbcL family Raf kinase inhibitor-like protein, which yields MFSYDPYAELATLREFAPMTLTSDDFAGGEPMPKAQWGAAGGGEDRSPQLAWTGAPPETKSFAISCFDPDAPTGSGFWHWAAYDLPAGASSLAAGAGSAGGRMPAGTVTLPNERRLTSFIGAGPPPGTGVHRYFFVVDALDVEHLELPEDATPAILGFNRHFHSLARGVLVGTATAD from the coding sequence ATGTTCTCCTACGACCCGTATGCGGAACTCGCGACGCTCCGCGAGTTCGCACCCATGACGCTCACGAGCGACGACTTCGCCGGGGGCGAGCCCATGCCGAAGGCCCAGTGGGGTGCGGCCGGCGGCGGCGAGGACCGCTCGCCCCAGCTCGCCTGGACGGGCGCCCCGCCCGAGACGAAGAGCTTCGCGATCTCGTGCTTCGACCCCGACGCGCCGACCGGCTCGGGCTTCTGGCACTGGGCCGCCTACGACCTCCCGGCCGGGGCGAGCTCGCTCGCCGCGGGCGCGGGCAGCGCGGGCGGGCGGATGCCGGCCGGCACCGTCACCCTGCCGAACGAGCGACGGCTGACGAGCTTCATCGGCGCCGGCCCGCCGCCCGGCACGGGTGTGCACCGCTACTTCTTCGTCGTCGACGCCCTCGACGTGGAGCACCTCGAGCTCCCCGAGGATGCGACGCCGGCGATCCTCGGCTTCAACCGCCACTTCCATTCGCTCGCCCGCGGCGTGCTCGTCGGTACGGCGACGGCCGACTGA
- a CDS encoding DUF3054 domain-containing protein, translating into MTSAAPRHPSPRTTLLAFAADLVLVVVFVLIGRATHDENPVIGALTTLWPFAVALVVGWAVGLAWRAPLAPLRTGVPLWVVTVAGGMLLRAVSGQGTALPFVIVATVTLGSSSSGGAASPHSSPGDARGSRAGARSVRTRRHGDHAPAAARGCPGIRRRRVDAGPPASTPALVSRPSPYRRARRGRANGSGG; encoded by the coding sequence ATGACCTCCGCCGCGCCCCGGCATCCATCGCCCCGCACGACCCTGCTCGCCTTCGCCGCCGACCTCGTGCTCGTCGTCGTGTTCGTGCTCATCGGCCGGGCCACGCACGACGAGAACCCCGTCATCGGGGCGCTCACCACCCTGTGGCCCTTCGCGGTCGCCCTCGTCGTCGGCTGGGCCGTCGGCCTCGCCTGGCGGGCGCCGCTCGCGCCGCTGCGCACGGGGGTGCCGCTGTGGGTCGTCACGGTGGCCGGCGGGATGCTGCTGCGCGCCGTGTCGGGGCAGGGCACGGCGCTGCCGTTCGTGATCGTCGCGACGGTCACGCTCGGCTCTTCCTCATCGGGTGGCGCGGCATCGCCGCACTCCTCGCCCGGCGACGCGCGCGGTAGCCGGGCCGGCGCTCGCAGCGTCCGCACGCGTCGGCACGGCGACCACGCACCGGCGGCGGCGCGCGGATGCCCCGGCATCAGGCGGCGGCGCGTGGATGCCGGGCCCCCGGCATCCACCCCGGCGCTCGTCAGTCGGCCGTCGCCGTACCGACGAGCACGCCGCGGGCGAGCGAATGGAAGTGGCGGTTGA
- a CDS encoding class I SAM-dependent methyltransferase, with translation MGVRSSIGNALRRVIGDERTAKLRTGERRIRNGVARRLADPEPKPAPAPKPAPKPGRWLPSDPFSAHPAPVVTRHELLATLHERLEPRTYLEVGVNDGSSLVLSHTRSIGVDPAFAVRRELHADVQLVRATSDDFFARADAVAHFDGVPVDLAFIDGMHLSEFAFRDFVNLERHLARTAVVVFDDVLPRNGLEAARDRKTDAWAGDVYKALDALMRRRSDLVVLLVNTAPTGTAVVVGVDPSYTDGMADHDAELASFEQADPQNPPREWLERAVAVDPEALLGLPVWEELKRARETADADLSGIVAALRALPRYGDRVDAGGADGVADAGAAAGGAGDAGGVADGAGATEGAGGAGAAASAAGGAAGGGAAPAAANA, from the coding sequence ATGGGAGTCCGTAGTTCCATCGGCAACGCGCTCAGGCGCGTCATCGGCGACGAGCGCACCGCGAAGCTGCGCACGGGCGAGCGCCGCATCCGCAACGGCGTCGCACGGCGGCTGGCCGATCCCGAGCCGAAACCCGCACCGGCGCCGAAACCGGCCCCGAAACCCGGCCGTTGGCTGCCCTCCGACCCGTTCTCGGCGCATCCGGCCCCGGTCGTCACACGGCACGAGCTGCTCGCGACGCTGCACGAACGCCTCGAACCGCGCACCTACCTCGAGGTCGGCGTGAACGACGGCTCCAGCCTCGTGCTCTCGCACACGCGTTCCATCGGCGTCGACCCCGCGTTCGCCGTGCGCCGCGAACTGCATGCCGATGTGCAGCTCGTGCGGGCCACGAGCGACGACTTCTTCGCCCGGGCGGATGCCGTGGCGCACTTCGACGGCGTGCCCGTCGACCTGGCGTTCATCGACGGCATGCACCTGTCGGAGTTCGCCTTCCGCGACTTCGTGAACCTCGAACGCCATCTCGCGCGCACCGCCGTCGTCGTCTTCGACGACGTGCTGCCGCGCAACGGCCTCGAGGCCGCCCGCGACCGCAAGACCGACGCCTGGGCCGGCGACGTCTACAAGGCGCTCGACGCGCTCATGCGCCGCCGCTCCGACCTCGTCGTGCTGCTCGTGAACACCGCCCCGACCGGCACCGCCGTCGTCGTCGGCGTCGACCCGTCCTACACCGACGGCATGGCCGACCACGACGCCGAACTCGCCTCCTTCGAGCAGGCGGACCCGCAGAACCCGCCCCGCGAATGGCTGGAACGCGCCGTCGCGGTCGACCCCGAGGCGCTGCTCGGCCTGCCCGTGTGGGAGGAGCTGAAGCGCGCCCGAGAGACCGCCGATGCGGATCTCTCCGGCATCGTCGCGGCCCTGCGGGCCCTGCCGCGGTACGGGGATCGAGTGGATGCCGGAGGCGCGGACGGGGTTGCGGATGCCGGCGCTGCGGCGGGCGGTGCCGGCGACGCGGGCGGCGTTGCGGATGGTGCCGGCGCAACGGAGGGTGCCGGAGGCGCGGGCGCGGCAGCAAGCGCGGCCGGCGGAGCAGCGGGAGGCGGCGCCGCTCCCGCCGCGGCGAACGCCTGA
- a CDS encoding enoyl-CoA hydratase/isomerase family protein has protein sequence MTDDILAAVADGVGHATLNRPKALNALSFAMLRELAGVMKAWVDDPEVGLVVLDGAGERGFSAGGDIRELRDFALEGRQEEAQAFFRAEYRLDDLIAEFPKPVVALMDGITMGGGIGLTGHATVRVVTERSRLAMPETRIGFTPDVGGSYLLSRAPGELGTYLGLNAATMDAADAIHAGFADVLVPSEHLGHLVQALAERADPGTPAEIVRLFDETPGQSRLALKRDWIDACYSASTVAGIIERLRALAAGERVGGVAAAESADPDAAANAASAADELEALSPTGLTFTLAAIRRARTLPELRDVFEQEFRLVTWFMRQHDLLEGIRAQVVDKDRNPKWSPASLAEVDAGLVQRVLTEAVAEPVWADRPAA, from the coding sequence GTGACCGATGACATCCTCGCCGCTGTCGCCGACGGCGTCGGACATGCGACCCTGAACCGCCCGAAGGCCCTGAACGCCCTGAGCTTCGCGATGCTGCGCGAGCTCGCCGGCGTCATGAAGGCGTGGGTCGACGACCCCGAGGTCGGCCTCGTCGTCCTCGACGGGGCGGGCGAGCGCGGCTTCTCGGCCGGCGGCGACATCCGCGAGCTGCGCGACTTCGCCCTCGAGGGGCGGCAGGAGGAGGCGCAGGCCTTCTTCCGCGCCGAGTACCGGTTGGACGACCTCATCGCCGAGTTCCCGAAGCCGGTCGTCGCCCTCATGGACGGCATCACGATGGGCGGCGGCATCGGCCTCACCGGGCATGCGACGGTGCGCGTGGTCACCGAGCGTTCGCGGCTCGCGATGCCCGAGACGCGCATCGGCTTCACCCCGGATGTCGGCGGCTCGTATCTGCTGTCGCGGGCGCCGGGCGAGCTCGGCACGTACCTCGGGCTGAACGCGGCGACGATGGATGCCGCCGACGCGATCCACGCGGGCTTCGCCGACGTCCTGGTGCCGAGCGAGCACCTCGGCCACCTCGTGCAGGCGCTCGCGGAGCGGGCCGACCCCGGCACTCCGGCCGAGATCGTCCGCCTCTTCGACGAGACGCCCGGGCAGTCGCGGCTCGCGCTGAAGCGCGACTGGATCGACGCCTGCTACTCGGCATCCACCGTCGCCGGGATCATCGAACGGCTGCGCGCCCTCGCGGCCGGCGAACGGGTCGGCGGGGTCGCCGCCGCGGAATCGGCCGACCCGGATGCGGCGGCGAACGCGGCATCCGCCGCCGACGAACTCGAGGCCCTCTCGCCGACGGGCCTCACCTTCACGCTCGCCGCGATCCGGCGAGCGCGCACGCTGCCCGAGTTGCGGGACGTCTTCGAGCAGGAGTTCCGGCTCGTGACGTGGTTCATGCGGCAGCACGACCTGCTCGAGGGCATCCGTGCGCAGGTCGTCGACAAGGACCGGAACCCCAAGTGGTCGCCCGCCTCGCTCGCCGAGGTGGATGCCGGGCTCGTGCAGCGGGTGCTCACCGAGGCGGTGGCCGAGCCCGTGTGGGCCGACCGGCCGGCGGCCTGA
- a CDS encoding GntR family transcriptional regulator has product MRASDRAYEALREELLAGILAPGTLLAEIEQAERLGVSRTPLREALARLAADGLVQSSGRGTIAAPLSAESVVALYEFREPLEAAAAALAAGRADPDPFERLARRFRDEAPALAADGRLDDYYALTAELDTAVDDACANPYFSQALRNVRLHSARARRLAAADPARLRDAAAEHLAIARAIADGDAALAEAATHVHLRQSLRHALAASAG; this is encoded by the coding sequence ATGCGAGCCAGCGATCGCGCCTACGAGGCGCTGCGGGAAGAACTCCTCGCCGGCATCCTCGCCCCCGGCACCCTGCTCGCCGAGATCGAGCAGGCCGAACGCCTCGGCGTCTCGCGCACCCCCCTGCGGGAAGCCCTCGCCCGCCTCGCCGCCGACGGGCTCGTGCAGTCCTCCGGCCGCGGCACCATCGCCGCCCCCCTCTCGGCCGAGAGCGTCGTCGCCCTCTACGAATTCCGCGAACCCCTCGAGGCCGCCGCAGCCGCCCTCGCCGCCGGCCGGGCCGATCCCGACCCCTTCGAACGGCTCGCCCGGCGCTTCCGCGACGAAGCCCCCGCGCTCGCCGCAGACGGCCGCCTCGACGACTACTACGCGCTCACCGCCGAACTCGACACCGCCGTCGACGACGCCTGCGCGAACCCCTACTTCAGCCAGGCGCTCCGCAACGTCCGCCTGCACTCCGCCCGCGCCCGCCGCCTCGCCGCCGCCGACCCCGCCCGGCTCCGCGACGCCGCCGCCGAACACCTCGCGATCGCCCGCGCCATCGCCGACGGCGACGCCGCCCTCGCCGAAGCAGCCACCCACGTCCACCTCCGGCAGAGCCTGCGGCACGCGCTCGCAGCATCCGCCGGCTGA